The nucleotide sequence GGAGTTGGGCACGATGATGGCATGATCTGGATTCTGGGCGCAGGGCATGCAGTTAATGGCCGGTGTGGATGAGCAGCAGGCTTCATGACAAACGCACGCACTGATGATGAATTCTCAATAGTAGAGAAGTTTACACTTTATTACAGAAGCAGGTATTGATACGATCAGTAGCATTTAATGGTTACCATGCCGCTGGACCCCCATCCTGACACACGTTAACCGCAGCATTTTGGGCAGAACTAGCATAAATCAACTTGGGCCGGACTGGTGTACTTCACTCCCTCTTGGCATCAAGTGCTATAGTGAACTTGTGAGGTGTGAAAACCGTTGTTAAACTGTAATACCAGTCCGCCAGAGTTACCCGCAGTTAGAAAAACTGTAATGCGCACCAATGATCCACTCGTTGGTAGGAGGAACACAGTGTCAGCTTCTCGCTCATGAGGCCGTTGAATCCAAAGAAACTGCCAGACACACGTGCATTATGTCTAAACAACCAAAGCTAGGAAGCAAACACATAAGATTCCCAGTCACAAACACACAACGCATAATAAATAgagaggagaaaggaaaaaaaacgaCACCTAAGCCAGACTGCGCCACTAACTATAGTGGTAGCAGCGCAATTCATGGCGCCTCGCCACATGCTCGGCACCGCACAACACGGGAAACTATACTAGCTAGTAGCTACGACGACGTCTGACCGACACAAACCACAGTTCAACGCGTGCACAGCCAGCGGTCATATGTCCACGGCGATGTCGGCCGTGGTGGCGGCCGGGGGCGCCGCGGCGGGTGGAGCGGCGGTGGGGGCGTCGGGCGAGGCTGCTccagcgccggcggcggcggccatggcgaccaGCATCTGGCGGAGGCCGCGCGCGTACTCGAGGAGGCGGTCGATGGAGGGTATGGTCTCCCTCACCTCGTCCTGCGCCTCGAAGTCGCGCAGCCATGCGTGGAAGAGCGGGAACGCCTCGGCGTCCACCAGCTGCACGCCGGTGACCTCCTCGAAGACGGCCAGCCAGTAGGAGCCGCAGCCCAGGACGACGTCGAGGAagccgacctcgtcgccgccgaagAAGCGCCGGCCCTTGAACGCCCCCTCCCGGAGCTCTGCCTCGATCAGCGCCAGGTTCTCGTGCACCTGCCGCAccgccgcctcctgctcctcccccgTGGACGCGAACACCGCCCCCACCGCAGGCCCAAGCTGCATTCCAGAGAAACAGTTCAGCCATTCTCCACAGAGAATCATCACGAGCGCCGCGGGCGTGCACATTAGCACATACCTTGTCGTCGCCGAAGTGGCACCAGAAGCGAGCGACGGCGCGGTCGAAGGCGTCGGCGGGGAGGAGCTGGCGGGAGGCCGGGAAGGCGTCGTCGAGGTACTGGAGGATGATGACGGACTCGGCGAGGGAGCGGCCGTCGTGGACGAGCACGGGGACCTTCTTGTAGACGGGGTTTTGGCGCAGCAGCGCGTCGCTCTTGTTGCCGAGGTCCTCCTCCGCGTACTCGAAGGCGAGCCCCTTGAGCCGCATGGCCAGCTGCACGCGGTGCGTGTACGAGCTCGCCCACGACCCGAACAGCTTCAGCTGCAGCTGCGCCGCCGCACCAGCGTCAACGTTCTCCGCTGCCTTCTCCATGGCCGGCTACTTTGTATTGTTGCTTGCAGTGGAGTGGAGTGAGATTCTTTTTGGTGTGTGGCTTGGAGCTAGGGGGGAGAGGGTTTATATAGAGCGGGAGGGTGTTAGGTGGGCTCCACACGTAAGTGAGGTGGACGGGTGGGCCCGAGATGTCAGCTGGCTGGGGTTTAGCGCGCCGGAGAAGGACAGTGTGTGTGGGTGGAGACGATGAGGGGTGGTGGGCCGGGAAGGCTTCCCCGGCAAGGTACACCGCCCGGCGCTGGCTGGCTCGTCGTGGACTTTGTACTCACTGGGAGGTGTGAACCTGCCTAGTAATTACTTTACTTTTACTGTAGTGATTTGTTTATCCGGTCGGTCTAAAGAAGTTCTCACGGGGTGGATCATGGTTCATGGCGAGCTGGACCCGCGGTGAGACAGTTACAACAGAGAAGTCTCCGCTGGCTTTTGCCTCGCAGCTCTGGTGGATTTGCGTCTGCATTATCGAGTCAAAAGCAGGCACGTCGACCGAGAACTCTCGACTTGCTCCCCAATACTGCTCGCTGTCTTGCGGCACAATCCGGCCAGATCGGTATTCTGGCCTCCGTGGAGAGAATGGTGGGGAGAGTTGAACTTTCACGGCGTGATGATCACTGTACAATGCACTGCATCAAGATGGTGAAATATGGCAGATAATAGTGTAGACAAAGCCCAGCAGCTCGTGAGAAAGCCTGGTCAAAGCGTGTTTATTTACATAAGAAAGCCCGAGCCTGGATCGATGCGCCCTGGCTAATATGTTTGCGACCAAACCGGAAAGGGATCTCGTGCTGCGTTTGACTGAAGACCACCTGCGCTCTAGAACTAGCCCGGCCGGCCGGCAAGAAGCATTTATTGTCCCGCCGGCCGCCGGGATACATCTCTATCGTCGTTCGTATAGTATCAcagttttttttccttttaattTAACCACAAAGATGAAACCCGACGCGCCATGCTTCTGCCGGTGTTTTCGTCGTGCGAGGACTGTGCGTACACAGCGCAGAGGGGACTTGACCTGACCGTGGCATGGGCGATGgcaaaagagaaggaaggaggcgaCCGGGGCGGGGCAGTGGATGGATGGTGAAAGGCAGCAACAGCAACCGGGGCAAGTCGGCACGACCAAAAGTCCCCCGTTCCTTCGAAGCGTTTCCAtcagctgctgctgccgctgccgacgCTGTGCGCGCGCCCTGTCGCGCTTTTCTTGCGTGTCGTGGGCTCGTGCTACGCTCTGACCTAATTTCCATGTACATTTTTCACAGCGCCGCCATCAATGAGACTGCATTATACCGATCTGCTTGTGCTGGTGGTACACGGCGATTTATCCGGCCGGCACGCGTCCATGTCCACGACAAGAACAGTATCACCCTGGCTATTCGCAAGAGCAAGGAATAAATGCAGAGAAGATGAGATTTGAACGGACTCAATATGGCGGAGGGTGTCGGATATACTACTTGTTCCGggatggataaaaatggatgtagctagaactaaaatacatctagatacatctgtttCTCCCATAAATATTTACGGATGAAGGGAGTATAATTCTGTGTCCGGCCTCATCATCCGGTGAATAGTAAAAAAATGGCTGAAAAGCTTAAAAGATctgaattgtttttttttttttttttgaggcaagCCAAAAGCTAGTCCAAAGCTAATGGCTTTAGACAGGGTTACATTCAGATAGAGACAGATCAACTAATTGACTTGGGACACCGGCAATGACTCTGCATCCACCGTTCTTCCTTGCCCAAGCAGCCAGCGAATGTGCTAGCTGATTGCCCTCTCGTTTGGTTGCCGACCAGGAGACGGATTCAAAGAGCCCCATCTGATCCCTGATGTCTTGGACAATGTGGTGTAATTGTGATTTGTCCACTCCTTCCGCTTTCAGTCGATTCACCATGGTTAGGCAGTCAGATTCAATGATTAATTTGCCTTGGTACAAGCTTGATAGCTCGCTCATCCCCAACTTGATTgcctctgcttctgcttcttcagggcCTGCACTTGCCTTGATCTTCCTGCAGACTGACAAGACCACATCTCCCCTGTGATCTCTGACTACCGTTCCAAGACAGGTATCCTCTGAATTGCCGACGAACGACGCATCTGTATTTAGTTTCCAAACTCCGACCGGAGGGGGGTTCCAATTGCAGATCATCTTCGGAGTCTGGGAGGGAGTGTTTAATTTTTCAGGGAACAGACTACCTTTCCCTCGGTCATCTGTCAGTTCGCACATTGACTGGTGGATCTCTTCCTTGTACCTCTCCAAGAAGTGAACCGATACAAAAACTCTTGCTTTTCCTTCTCCATGAACGCAGTCATCGCGTAGGAACCAAGCTCTCCAGAACAGTAACATTAGCTTCTCCCTTGTGTCTTCATCGCACTTCGCTAAGAGGCATTGGAGCCAGTCCCTCCCTGTGTACCTGAATTCTTTCTCTTTGGGTAAGGCCCAAACTTTTCTCATCTCACTCCGGAGAGCTTTAGCTTTTGTGCACGCCACCACTGCGTGGAACTCATCTTCATCCTCCTGACCGCAGATGGTACAAGTTGCGATCTTCCCCAAGGTGCGCCTGACTTTATTTTTGGTGGTGGCCAGAGAATTTGTTGCAATTCTCCAAGCATTTATCTTTATTTTCTGGGGTATTTTGGACTTCCAAATCAAGTCCCAGCTGTTCCTATTATTTGCTGAGCCTGAAGAGCTAGATGCTTGGGCCTTATCCCTCACTTTGATTTCCTCGGACAGTTTATACGCACTTCTTACAGAGAAAATACCCGTATTTTCATGATGCCAAGCAATGATGTCCGTAGACCTCCTGGTGGGCAGTTTTATCCTACAGATTGCCTCTGCATCATAAACAGGGAAGATTTGGTGAATGAGTTCTGAATTCCATTCATTACTGTCCGGTTTAATGAGCTGGTTCACCCAACGAAGGCGTGAATTCCTTATCAATGTGGCCGCCTTTAATCCATTTAGCCTGGGGATCCAATTGTCTCTCTGTATCCTAATTTTCCGGCCATCACCGATCCTCCAAATGACTCCTTCTTTTAGGAGTTCAAGCCCAAATTCAATTCCTCTCCATACCGGCGATGCGTCAGTCGCAAAGACTGTATCTAGTAACTCCCCATTCGGGTAATATTTGGACTTTAGAACCCTAGCACACAGGCTGTCCGGATACTGGAGTAATCTCCATCCTTGCCTCGCAAGCAAAGCTTGGTTAAAGGACATCATATCACGGAAACCAATTCCACCTCCCCGCTTCGGTTTCACCATTTGTTCCCATGACATCCAGTGCACCTTCCTGTGTCCCTCTTCATCACCCCACCAAAAGTCCCTAATAAGTTTCTCATACTTTTCACAGAAACTTTTGTTCATCTTGAAAATTCCCATTGGGTAGGTGGGTAATGCTTGAGCAACCGATTTTACATGGACCTCTTTTGCTGCGTGAGACATGTACCTTTCATTCCAATCCGAGCATCTCTTCACAAACCTCTCCATAATAGGTTGAAACTTTTCACCCTTCATCCTACCCTCCGGAGTTGGGAGGCCCAGGTACTTGCTCTCAAAGGATGATGCCACTACCCCTAGTGTATCCTTAATACTTTCCTGGACATGCACTGGGCAGTGTTCACTAAACAGTAAGGAACACTTCGCTTGACTCAGTAGCTGCCCCGTGCCTCGTTGGAACTTTTCAAGGACCTCCTTTATCACTAAAGCCTCCTCATGTGAAGCT is from Triticum aestivum cultivar Chinese Spring chromosome 1B, IWGSC CS RefSeq v2.1, whole genome shotgun sequence and encodes:
- the LOC123132741 gene encoding glutathione transferase GST 23 — translated: MEKAAENVDAGAAAQLQLKLFGSWASSYTHRVQLAMRLKGLAFEYAEEDLGNKSDALLRQNPVYKKVPVLVHDGRSLAESVIILQYLDDAFPASRQLLPADAFDRAVARFWCHFGDDKLGPAVGAVFASTGEEQEAAVRQVHENLALIEAELREGAFKGRRFFGGDEVGFLDVVLGCGSYWLAVFEEVTGVQLVDAEAFPLFHAWLRDFEAQDEVRETIPSIDRLLEYARGLRQMLVAMAAAAGAGAASPDAPTAAPPAAAPPAATTADIAVDI